The segment tttcaaatttaaaggggCATCTGATGGAGGGACCATCGAAGGTTATAGATAGCTCAATGGGTAAGTGGTCAGAAGCAGCCACTGAATGGATATTGGAGGAGAAAAGAAGATTAGTTTCCGCCTAGGGCCCACCTATGAAGAACCTATCCAGCTTCTCTGCAACATGCTATCCAGAGATCCTTCGATTTGACCATGTAAACTGGCCTTCCTTGGACTTGATTTCCCTGAGGCCATTTTttgtcacaaaattttgaaagTGTGCAAGGTTCGTAGGAATTTCACCCTTGCCCCCCAATTTCTCACTTAGTTCCAAAATAGCATTGAAGTCCCCCTCGATGATCAAGAGACGCCCCTCCAGATCCCGAATAAGGGAGGACAAGGATCTTCGAAAACGTTTTTGCAACTCAGATTTACACGGTCCGTAGACATTGATTATTGTGAAGTCAACATTTAGAGGGTAAGAGTGTAACTTACATACTTGCCACATATTGGAGGCCAAACCTTCCTCCACCTTATGAATATTTGCATTCCAGAGGATACCCAATCCTCCCGAGGCTCCTTCCGAATCCACAAAGACCCTCGACCACTGCTTCCAAGACCCCAAAAGAGACTTCTCTTCCCCATTGTCCATCTTTGTTTCTTGAAGAAAAACAACATCTGGCCTTAATTGATCCAACCCTCGCTTGATCAATCGGCGTTTATCAAGGGCATTACAGCCCTTGACATTCCAGAATATGATTTTCATTGTCCTTCAGGAAGGGTGACTCCCTTCCCTACTATCAATTTACTTTGGCCTTTTGCACTACCAGCCATCACAATTTTGAATTGGTTTGACTTTCTGCCCCTCAATCTCTTTTCTCCTATTCGTATCTTAGTACAATTCGGTTTCGATTCCTCTATGGTTCTTATTTCCACAATGTCGTCCTCGTCCATCCAACCCCAATCGTCATCCTCCTTGGCTCCCTCCAACTCTCTGTTATCTTTGACTTCCTCACAATCCAACCTCGAGCCCATTTCCTTCTCCGAAGGCTGAATCAACTCCACATTGGTACCTGCTTCCGTAGGAGAGGCGGCCCTGGCATTAACCTCATCCAGAATATTCACTGCTTTCTCAACTCTTGTAATGGCCTCTTCCACCCATCTTGCCGCCTCCCTATGCTTGTTGAGTATATCATCTTCGGTAACATTCTCTTCCGCTTCTAGGGCGGTGATGATGGGGGCCTTTGAAACCTCCCCATGCAATACAGGGTTCTGATTGGCTTGGATCTCATCCTCCAAGGGTCTCAATCCCTTACTTGCAAAAAAGTTCACCTCATCTTCTATCGTTGTCTCCACCGCTTTCCCTTATTTATTTACTTTCTACGTTCATTTTATTCCAAAATAATGAAATGCACCATCCCTAAAATCTTAAAACTGAATCAATCTTGAGATTGTATGTAAGAGAGACTTGATTCCGTTCAACAACATTATATTGATTAGAGACCAgatgaaaaagaaaataatttcaggGTGATTTGAATGGACCGTGGTATCATTCTCACCACTTTTTTACATACACATGATCTTGCCAATCACAAACAAATGCAATCAGGATCATCCAGGGAGAACTCGCTCAAAGAGTTACTCTTGTTGTCATATAACTGGAATATAGCACTAAAAGAGGGATTGCATAGACGGAGCTATACATTATTCCTAGCTAAACGAGAGTTTAGGCTGATGGGTAGGCATTAGAACTGGGTTTCACAAAGAGGCAGATAAAGACTGTTCCGCGTATTCAGAAGACTGGATTGAAGGGTATTCGTAAGTATACGCAGCAGTAGGATTGCGAACATTGCAGCTTCTGCGAATCTGGCCTTGACTCCCTGTCAGAACGTTCAGCTGGCCCATCTTGATCATCGACGCAACAAAGCTGTTGAAGAACAAATTCTGGTCTAGTGCAAAGCTTTTCACAATGTCACTAGTTCTGTGGTCAGTGAATAGCGTCTGGTCAGAGGTGAAAAGAGTTTGCTTGTTCATCAGATCCACATAGTACTTGTTGTCGAATGCATTTGGGGACCTCAAATCCAGGTCAGTAAAGTTGTCTGTATCGCTTTTTGGGCAAGTGTTTTTCAGGTTGTTGGCGAAGTTTTTCTCCAAAGTGGAATCCTGAGCTGGGTACAGACGGCTAGTGAAAGACGAGCAGTGCCCAATACCAATGGTGTGTCCTCCTGTATCATCATTTAATGTATATAACAAACGTTATAGTAGGTCATAAAAATCAGTAGTTTCTGAAAATTTGTAATTACATGTTTAAATGTATGACCTGATAGCGCCACAAGGTCCTTCAAATCCAGCCCCAGCTTGCTTAAAACACTCATCAGTCCCGTAACATTTGATGTTGGAGGAGGTAAGCTGTCAAGAGTTGCTTGTTGGCTGGCAAAGTTCAACCCGTCTCTTCTACCCAACGGTACAGGATAAAAGGGTCCTCCAGCCTAAGTCACACATTGGATTATTAACGCAATTAATTAACGTCAGCGTAATAAGGATTTGTACCCTGAGCAGGAATTGTATTATAGAAAGAAAAAGAAGCTAACCTTGGTGACGGAGTCACGAGCGGCAAGAGCTAAGATGTCTGAGCAGGAGACAGTTCCCTTGCAGGCAGATTCCGCCCTCTTTTTGATGTCATTGATAATGGCAAATGCCTGGGCCCTCAGGGTTAAGTTTGGCGGAGCATCCTGCTCGCTTGGCCCGCTGGCTGATCCGTCTAATAATACGGATGCATCGCAACCCTGTCATAAAATCGGTCCATCAGAAACTTTTTTTGGCCCAAAATGAAGagtacaattaaaaaaaaaatacagagCAGCGTAGCTACCTGGACAAAACAATCATGGAAGTGTAGTCTGAGCAATCCGGCTGCTTGGGTGATATCTTTCTTCAAATAAAATTCAATGCGCTCCTTCACAATCAACTCCAACTGGGGGCAACTTCTACCGTAGAACGTCCATGACAGCCCATTCACCGGCTGTGGGAGATCAATCGAGTCCTTCACAAGGAAGGCGCCGCTATAGGGCACAAAAGTACACAGGATTATGGCAGATACTACTGAAACTACCATATTTGCAATACTTCTCAAGTCCTTAGCGAATAATTGCTAGGATGCCagaggctacacaaaatgacataCTCGGGCAATCATTTTATAACATTTTTAGTCGGTATGGTAGGTGAAGCATTCAACCGTGCTGACTGGGTCTTGTGAACAAATCGATTAAACGATTCGTTACCGTTCCTCTTCACACTGCCATAATCACATAGTTAATGTTATTTAATGTTTAAAGTACATAGCCGTCGGTACGATCGGTCAAGAATGCCGTCGCATGGCAGGGAGTTGGTGAGAGGAAAGAGGATAGAACGGGCAGTTTTGACAAACTTATCCAGCACAGATGGAAATGTTTAAAAAATCTAAACGTAGAATAGGGAACCTACATGTCTGAAAACAAttgcatttcaaattttaattGAAAGCTTGAAGTACACCCAAATCCACATCTTGCGCTTTACATCCTAATAAGGAACTGATAAGTTTCAATGAAGAAGAATACAAAATTAACTTGAAATGAAAACATTAGTTGAGTATGTTTCAATAATTGTTAtgttatttgttgatttaatgtctaatatttttaataatataacaCTAGTAATTTTGACTTTAAAGTTTTTAGTATTGATGATGAGTATGATAAATGAATGAAATGTATTCATTAGATCcaaaaagcaacaaatcatgtgatcCCCTATCGACGGAtcaataaaacatgacttagtgcacgaCTAACGATCTAAATTATTGTTGGCGTCATTTTGAACACCTcaacaaaaagcatgttgatgcgGGATCATAGTTGATGACATGGACCTAAAACCCTAGTTATAAGTAGGGACTTAGCAAGCAATCTATTGTAGACAAATAGGAATGGATTGAAACCCCATGTTAGATTTTGAAACACATGAAATTTTGGCCCTCAACTATTGTGACATCTCACtaaatgtttgataattttgatagtatgTGTTAGTAATTATGACTTAAAGTTGTTAGTGATGACCTTAAGTATTCATTTTTGAATAGACTGTTGAGTAGGTCTTTCAAATTTTATTCCCAAGTGAAATGAAGGGGATTGCCATAGGAAATGGTGGTACTGTGCTATCAAATGATGTgttgaatttatgcatgcctttagAAGGAGAATGGCTTGGCAGTGAAAACATAGGAAAAAATATCTCTAAGACAAAATTGActaaaacaaaatatattatatgtcaaagaaatttatattaattttattttctatagCCTCATTAGAAGCTCAAATTCAAAAAATGGACAGTTGTAGGGAACACAAAGCTAAATTCAAGGGAAGATTACATTGGGCCAAAGAGGGTAATAGGGGTTTTAAATACTACAATTTCTATAATACAAATATAAGAAGGTGTATATTGGAACTATTCAAGATAAAAATGGTTACCTTTAAATGAAGTCGAAGTGGTAAATGGTTTGGTTTAGAATTATTATGAGAAACGTTTTAAAGAAGACTCTCATTGGTAAGATGTCCAATCAATTTTGCAGGACATTTCTAAGAAATTGGAGGCTAAGTATAGTTACCTATTAGATCCTCATTTCTCCATTGAAGATTTAAATACATGCTCTAATTTTTATGGCTACTAATAAAAGTCCCAAGATTGATGGGCTTCAAACAGAATTCTATCAAACTATGtgaaaatatattaaatatgatttttaaattatttatatttggaGGCTTTGGAGCTAAGTTCACCAAGGCCTAATATTAACAGGGACCTTATCAAACTCATTCTAAAAGGAAAAAATGAGGAGACTATCTCAGATCGATATCCTATTACATTGTTCAAGACATTATGTTATATATTTAGTGATAATAGTAGGAAGAattttgtgtatgatcaatatTTCACCATcttaaaattaatctttttaaaaaatattgaGAATTTGGAGGCTATATTTTTAGTAGTACATTTCTTATCATATTTTCATAACTTGAACATATATTtacttgattttgaaaaaaaaaaacccaCTTTGACCCCACTTTGACTCCCTTTTGATACTAATTTCCATGCTCTTACCAAATTTTTAGATAAAAGAATTTTGAATGATTAGGGAAAAAACTCTCAATCTCTCTTTAAATATATTCATAAATGTAGAAGGTTATTTTTTTCAACTAAATATCTAAAATTAATTGACTTTATGAAAGATGTCCTTTCTTCTATTATCTAATCAAAAGAGAGAAGTGATTTTATTTCTTGTATTACCTCTTCTCGAGAAATTTAACTATTTTTCTCTCAAGATATTAATATGTGAAACCTTTTTCTCATTTCACTTATTTTGTAAGAAAATTTGTTTGGTCACTTTGTCTTATGTTTGTGGCTTAGGGTATGACATGCATGATATGAAGGATTATATATGTAATAGATTCACAAGGATTAGGAATTTCATCCCgtttcttcttaatttgatcagaCCACTAATATCTTTGGAAATAGTGGATAAATTATAAGACTATGAGTGATGGTAGATAAAGATATAAATTTAAAAGGATAATTCATACACTATGTTAAATTTTTTATAAGATGAGAAGAAAGAATGGAATTTCATAAAAAAGTTGTAAGAGATGAAACTAATGAATATATTGGCATGAGTAGACGTGGAAGGATGATTTTGTGAAACACTAATGGAGGGAAATGTGGTGATGACACTTGAAGGAGGGGAATATGAATAGTAGAGAAATTGAAGTGGTAATTATAAGAAGGGAGGGGAATATGACCAGTAGAGAAATTGAAGTGGTAATTATAAAAAGGGAGGGGAATATGATTAGTAGAGAAATTGAAGTGGTAATTAGAAGGGAGGGAGAAGTATAAAAATAATATTCAATAATGGATTATTAGGTTATCTGGCTAAGAAGATACACCAATAGAACAAGTCATGATGCAAGTgttgattttattaaaaatatccaTGTAATAGGCTAACTCAATAATACACTATGTGATGCAGAAGGTGGTGGGGGTTTCACAAGGATTCAAACTTTTATAACTATATGGAAAATACAAGGTTCGAAGACTTCAATCCCCACTATGCTTACAAGCACACAAGAGGCTAAAAGGTGTCAAAACCTATCAAACACTTACCCCACTAACTCCAATGGATCAAGGTGTTTGGTTATTCTAAAAATAAAAGGATTCAACTGGTTTTATGATTCAAATATGTTTTTTAACAACAAAACTCAAGTTTAGGCTCCTAGGCCTAGTTGCCCCTCCACTAGCCCTATTTTGGAGGTTTTTTGATCATAACTCCAACTTTTTCCAAAACATCAGACAAGAAAATTAGTTTTTCAGATACCCATTGGGCTCTAGTTTAACATATTAGAAACTTAGTATAGGTTACTTTGGAGTATATATGCTGCCTTTTGACTGTACCTCTGTTTTAgaccccaaaaatgcaacttttacaaaggaagtatacttTATTTGTTCTCCTTGACTCCCAAACTTTAAAAAGTCCTATAAAATGGTTCAAAACTCCAAAATATGCAATTACTTTCAATCTAAAACTCTCCCTTATACTCAAACCCCAACGTAGCACCAATCAAGCCTCAAAAAGTGAGATTTTACCAAAATCCACACTCCAATCACTTCTCTGaccaattgatgattgattcaccTTTTCATTGGCATAATAAAACTACAACAATCATAAAAATACCACCTCCAATGGACGGATCTCTTGCTGCTACTCCTTAGCCACCAACTTCCTCATAAAATCTTGCAACTTCTCATGGTGATCACCTACAAATCATTCATTTTCTGCATGTATTCATGTCAAAACTATTGATACATGTTAGAAACAGATCATTCCATGAGTATTAGGCCTGAAACACTCATGGAATGATGATTTTAATGTTAATCCTatcaaaacttgaaagaaaacctCACAAATTGTTAGGGCAGTCAGCAAATTAATGGAGTTTGATACAAAACCCTCAACCAagaattcaatgaaggaaaatAATATGTAAATATGTCCTTCAATGAATCACAATGACATTTTCAATCAAAGAATGAACAAAATGATACCAAAAACTCCTTAAAATTGcttgaaaatatgaattttattgcCTTTTTGCTGCTCCAATCTGTACACAGGTTCCCATGTCCATACAaggcattgaaaattgtttataTAGCCTTATAATAACTTCCCCAACCATTTCCAATTGGTTTTGAGGATTAGTTTGGGTTAAAACTCCCTAAAAACTAATTCCCACCATTTTACTAACAAGCCATtacattttgaatttcaaatattacattattcatcttAGCAATAACTTGACACTCCTAAttgacatttttggacctttcaggccttattacatttattcaaaacatcaaaactcatcTAACCCTATTACACttattcaaaacatcaaaactcatcTAACCCTATTACATTCAAATTTTGGGTCCTTTAAAACAAatttgcaactttgacaattttatcCAATTTGATACATTTTGAATTGCCAAAAGCCATAATAGGCTTTAATATGGAATAATTGATCTTGTTCATCATCCTCTcatctcctaatgtcttcattatcttcattgGCTTCATTTGGTTTGTTGATCTCTTTGGTGCtgctgcaccatactccccaccaaCAAGAAAACTCTTGCCCCAAGAGTTTGCCATGGAAAAATCACCTTCAACCTACAAATGTGACATCATATGTGGAGTGGAAACATAAAAATAAGATCCTTCAATCATGTACTTTTGCTGTCCTGCACCTGTACTGACATCATAGAAATTATTAGTACCAAATCCAACATTATGTAGTTGTGAAACTGTCTGCTGCACTTTTGTTGTGTGTTCTTGTACCCTGCCAAAAACTTCATTCTTCTACCTGGCAAACCTGAAATCATCAGCACCCCTAATACCCCTTTCAATAGGACATTCAATACTCCCAATTTTCACACTAGATAAGcccataacattcttattttttggaCAAATCTGCCCCTTGCTGCCCTGCATTTTTTCATCTCTAAACCAACCAGTATCATACTAAAATTCATCCCCAAAACACATTACAATTGATTCCCCTTGTCCCTTAATCAATGGACACAATTTGTATTTCTTACTTCCTTGATGAACTAAGTAAGTATTTGTAAATCCATCATGTATAACCCTCCTAGAATGCTGCCATGTTCTACCCAAAATCAAATGAGAACAACTCATATTCATAACATCACACAAAATGCTATCATGGTATCCTCCAATGGAAAACTTAATCAAAACCTGATCCTTAACAAGCATACTCTAATTTTCACTTACCCATGTTGCATAGTATGGATTAAGATGTGGAAAAATTTGTAAATGCAACTTATGAACAACTTCATATGAAACCAAATTATGATGAGCTCTTGAATCAACTATTACCTTGCATACCTTGCCTTGGATCAAGCAATTGGTTCTGAAAATGCCAACTTGTTGTAATGGTTGTCCCCTCATAAACAAACATTCTCCTTCTTCTGGTAATGCAAAGTAGTGTGGAGGTTCCTCTTGCTTTGGTTCTTCTTGTGCCAAATTTATCCTTCTATCCTTGCCTTTGTCTTCCATCAACTTAGGACACCTATAGGATTGGTGACCCACTTCATTACATTGAAAGCATCTCCCTGTGAAAACTCCACTACCTCTTCCTTGTCCTCCAAATCTTCCACCTCTATAGCCTCCTCTAGTCTCTTGTGTAAACATTCTATCTTTGTTTTTGTCATGGCTGCTCTGAACCTCAAAATTTGTTTTTCCACCTCTTCCTCTCATAGATGATCCTCCTCTTGTGCTTCCTTGCCTCTCATGTCTCCTTTTTATCTTTTCCTCAGCCTTCATGGCCAACTTATAGCATTCTTCAACTGACCTAGGGGTAGCAAGACTAAGTTCATCTTGAATATTAAATCTAAGTCCCCCCATATACCTTGCAATCTTCTCCTCAACATCTTCCTCATGTCCCACTCTTATATCCAACTTATGGAACTCCTCAGTATATTGCTGCACATCCAAGTCCTTTTTCTTCAGACCCTACAACCTCTTATACAACTGCACCCTATAGTCATTTGGTAAAAAAAtttccttcatcttctccatcatggTGTACCAAGCTGTGATCTTGGGCTtcccattcttccatctctctgcTTGAACATTCTCCCACCATAACAAAGCATGTCCTTTCAACCTGGACTTTTCCACTTTCACCTTTTGTCCCTCTTCAGtatcttcacactcaaagaaatTCTCCATTGCACCAAACCAATCTatcaactcctcatcatccatcttTCCTCCATACACTGGTACATCTACTCTTGCTCTTGAATCTCCTCTCTTTATTGCTTTCACAATCTCAACAGTTCTCTTAACCTCAGGATCAATTGGTTCTTCCCATTGTGGAATATCTTCGTCATCCTCATTCTCATTTCTATTCTCATTCCTCCTTTCTAATGCAAGTATTCTCTCCATCATGATTTGTTTCTCCCTCCTTTCTTTCTCTAGggcttcttttatcttcttattttCTGCCATTTGCTCTCTCACCATCTTAGCAAGTTCTGCATTGGTTACCTTTGAAGGGAAATCTTCTTCTCCCTCAGACATCTCTCCTCTTGGTCTCTTTGATACAAGAATCTACTTAGGGCTCTCTCAAAGGATAATTCACTCCAAGGGCTTACTAAGGTTTCAAGTTATCAAGGATCCCAAAACTTCTTCGTCAACCTTTCCCAAAGGAATCTtctgaggctctgataccacttgatgcagaagGTGGTGGGGGTTTCACAAGGATTCAAACTTTTATAGTTATATGGAAAATACAAGGTTTGAAGACTTCAATCCCCACTATGCTTACAAGCACACAAGAGGCTAAAAGGTGTCAAAACCTATCAAACACTTACCCCACTAACTCCAATGGATCAAGGTGTTTGGTTATTCTAAAAATAAAAGGATTCAACTGGTTTTATGATTCAAATGTGTGTTTTAACAACAAAACTCAAGTTTAGgcttctaggcctagttgccccTCCACTAGCCCTATTTTGGAGGTTTTTTGATCATAACTCCAACTTTTTCCAAAACATCAAACAAGTAAATTAGTTTTTCAGATACCCATTGGGCTCTAGTTTAACATATTATAAACTTAGTATAGGTTAATTTGGAGTATATACGCTGCCTTTTGACTGTACCTCTGTTTTAgaccccaaaaatgcaacttttacaaaggaagtatacttTATTTGTTCTCCCTGACTCCCAAACTTTCAAAATTCCTATAAAatggttcaaaacttcaaaatataCAATTAATTTCAATCTAAAACTCTCCCTTATACTCAAACCCCAACGTAGCACCAATCAAGCCTCAAAAAGTGAGATTTTACCAAAATCCACACTCCAATCACTTCTCTGAAcaattgatgattgattcaccTTTTCATTGGCATAATAAAACTACAGCAATCATAATAATACCACCTCCAATGGACGGATCTCCTGCTGCTACTCCTTAGCCACCAACTTCCTCATAAAATCTTGCAACTTCTCATGGTGATCACCTACAAATCATTCATTTTCTGCATGTATTCATGTCAAAACTATTGATACATGTTAGAAACAGATCATTCCATGAGTATTAGGCCTGAAACACTCATggaatgatgattttcatgttaatcctatcaaaacttgaaagaaaacctcacaaattgttagggcagttagcaaatTAATGGAGTTTGATACAAAACCCTCAACCAAGCATTCAATGAAGGCAAATAATATGTAAATATGTCCTTCAATGAATCACAATGACATTTTCAATCAAAGAATGAACAAAATGATACCAAAAACTCCTTAAAATTGcttgaaaatatgaattttattgcCTTTTTGCTGCTCCAGTCTGTACACAGGTTCCCATGTCTGTACAAGGCATTGAAAAAGGTTTATATAGCCTTCTAATAACTTCCCCAACCATTTCCAATTGGTTTTGAGGATTAGTTTGGGTTAAAACTCCCTAAAAACTAATTCCCACCATTTTACTAACAAGCCattgcattttgaatttcaaatattacattattcatcttAGCAATAACTTGACACTCCTAAttgacatttttggacctttcaggccttattacatttattcaaaacatcaaaactcatcTAACCCTATTACATTCAAATTTTGGGTCCTTTAGGACAAatttgcaactttgacaattttatcCAATTTGATACATTTTGAATTGCCAAAAGCCATAATAGGCTTTAATATGGAATAATTGATCTTGTTCATCATCCTCTcatctcctaatgtcttcattatcttcattgGCTTCATTTGGTTTGTTGATCTCTTAAGTGCTGCTGCACCACTATGTTAAGTAGTAACTAATAGCTGAGTAGATTCAACATGAGTAAGTGCCTCAATAAGTAACTATCTTAGAAGAAAGATATCTCACTTAGTAACATATTCTTAACAATAAAAGTAATA is part of the Cryptomeria japonica chromosome 10, Sugi_1.0, whole genome shotgun sequence genome and harbors:
- the LOC131858958 gene encoding uncharacterized protein LOC131858958, whose translation is MKIIFWNVKGCNALDKRRLIKRGLDQLRPDVVFLQETKMDNGEEKSLLGSWKQWSRVFVDSEGASGGLGILWNANIHKVEEGLASNMWQVCKLHSYPLNVDFTIINVYGPCKSELQKRFRRSLSSLIRDLEGRLLIIEGDFNAILELSEKLGGKGEIPTNLAHFQNFVTKNGLREIKSKEGQFTWSNRRISG
- the LOC131076111 gene encoding peroxidase 12; its protein translation is MVVSVVSAIILCTFVPYSGAFLVKDSIDLPQPVNGLSWTFYGRSCPQLELIVKERIEFYLKKDITQAAGLLRLHFHDCFVQGCDASVLLDGSASGPSEQDAPPNLTLRAQAFAIINDIKKRAESACKGTVSCSDILALAARDSVTKAGGPFYPVPLGRRDGLNFASQQATLDSLPPPTSNVTGLMSVLSKLGLDLKDLVALSGGHTIGIGHCSSFTSRLYPAQDSTLEKNFANNLKNTCPKSDTDNFTDLDLRSPNAFDNKYYVDLMNKQTLFTSDQTLFTDHRTSDIVKSFALDQNLFFNSFVASMIKMGQLNVLTGSQGQIRRSCNVRNPTAAYTYEYPSIQSSEYAEQSLSASL